One genomic region from Halomicrobium zhouii encodes:
- a CDS encoding dihydrolipoyl dehydrogenase family protein, whose product MTHVVIVGAYGSAGSAVAEELVDEPGIELTLVDDGDPGGGLCILDGCMPSKEVLSAAEHRFQARHDDRLVGDLPEVDLEAVVERKDDHTLDWAGHRRRGIEELAERDDVEFVHDTAQFVDDRTVAVGDREIEADYVVVATGSVVNVPDLPGIEDVDYQTSADVLDATEFPDSGIVLGFGYVGMELVPYLAEAGGMELTVVEHDDRPLDEADPAFGDAVLDVYEANFPVDVETNVYERELEPTADGGVRLTVECADGTEETYEADQLFCFTGRRPSVDRLGFERTAIDPGVGWVEATMQARDDERVFVVGDVNGKEPILHVAKEQGFTAAENILRHREGGSLREYHNVHHHVVFTGLGVYPYARVGHSEETARDAGHDVVVATRQASDDGVYKAKAVPEGLAKLVVDAEDGTVLGWQGLHYHADVMAKTMQVIVEMGLDAREVPDRAYHPTTPETIDGLLRDCVAQLDTE is encoded by the coding sequence ATGACCCACGTCGTCATCGTCGGTGCCTACGGGAGCGCCGGATCCGCCGTCGCCGAGGAACTGGTCGACGAACCCGGGATCGAACTCACCCTCGTCGACGACGGCGACCCCGGCGGTGGTCTCTGTATCCTCGACGGCTGCATGCCCTCGAAGGAGGTACTCTCCGCGGCCGAGCATCGGTTCCAGGCCCGCCACGACGACCGGCTGGTCGGTGACCTCCCCGAGGTGGACCTGGAGGCGGTCGTCGAGCGCAAAGACGACCACACGCTGGACTGGGCCGGCCACCGCCGACGAGGGATCGAGGAGCTTGCCGAGCGCGACGACGTCGAGTTCGTCCACGACACCGCGCAGTTCGTCGACGACCGGACCGTCGCGGTCGGGGACCGCGAGATCGAGGCCGACTACGTCGTCGTCGCCACCGGCTCGGTCGTGAACGTCCCCGACCTGCCGGGGATCGAGGACGTCGACTACCAGACCAGCGCCGACGTCCTCGACGCCACCGAATTCCCCGACAGCGGCATCGTCCTGGGCTTTGGCTACGTCGGTATGGAGCTGGTGCCCTACCTCGCCGAGGCCGGCGGGATGGAGCTGACGGTGGTCGAACACGACGACCGCCCGCTCGACGAGGCTGACCCCGCGTTCGGTGACGCCGTGCTGGACGTCTACGAGGCGAACTTCCCCGTCGACGTCGAGACCAACGTCTACGAGCGGGAACTCGAACCGACCGCCGACGGCGGCGTCCGGCTCACCGTCGAGTGCGCCGACGGGACCGAGGAGACCTACGAGGCCGACCAGCTGTTCTGTTTCACCGGCCGCCGCCCCAGCGTCGACCGGCTGGGCTTCGAGCGAACGGCCATCGACCCCGGCGTCGGCTGGGTCGAGGCGACGATGCAGGCCCGGGACGACGAGCGCGTGTTCGTCGTCGGCGACGTCAACGGGAAGGAACCCATCCTCCACGTCGCCAAAGAGCAGGGGTTCACCGCGGCCGAGAACATCTTGCGGCACCGGGAGGGCGGCTCGCTCCGGGAGTACCACAACGTCCACCACCACGTCGTCTTCACCGGGCTGGGCGTCTATCCCTACGCCCGCGTCGGCCACTCCGAGGAGACCGCCCGTGACGCGGGCCACGACGTCGTCGTCGCGACCCGCCAGGCCAGCGACGACGGCGTCTACAAGGCAAAGGCCGTCCCCGAGGGACTGGCGAAACTCGTCGTCGACGCCGAGGACGGGACGGTGCTGGGCTGGCAGGGCCTCCACTATCACGCCGACGTGATGGCCAAGACGATGCAGGTGATCGTCGAGATGGGGCTGGACGCCCGCGAGGTTCCGGACCGGGCGTACCACCCGACGACGCCCGAGACCATCGACGGCCTGCTCCGGGACTGCGTGGCGCAACTCGACACCGAGTGA
- a CDS encoding cation:proton antiporter, translating into MTGRIHVVALLADPSAPSSLRPLLATAQPLSPPFHDPVVIFGLAMFVFLAAPLVLQRYRLPGILGIILVGAAIGPNGLHLLERDQTFVLLGEVGLIYLMFVAGLEIDYAQFVAYRDRSVVFGLLTFLIPQAAGTAVGMWLLDLSLPAASLYAAIFASHTLLAYPIVNRLGVVKNEAITAAIGGTILTDTLALLVLAVVVAAHEGVLDAAFWIALGVGLTLFFGGVWVVVPRVSRWFFRTLHEESYYEFLFVMVVLFVAAFLAELVGVEHVVGAFLAGLVLNRLIPSSGPLMNRIEFVGNALFIPFFLLSVGMLVDVGVLLAGPETLVVATSLVVLVVTTKLAAAWLTGRIYGYGRDEWLGMFGLSLGQAAAALAIVLIGFDAGVPGFDQHMVNGVVVMILVVSLVSPAVVERAGTAIARTERRQPYGPSDAPRRVLVPVSNQSEHWESLLDLAMAVREEPAADPLHTLSVVQPGDEAATEAAVAGAEALQESMAEYAAGADVPLVGHTRVDHNVASGIVTAAVENRISTVVIGWDGAASREQRVFGHVIDQVLRRAPQLTLVSRIREPLGTTRRIRLVLPPGIDHNAGFPEALHACTHLAAQVGAPVHSLLVDGDSDGDGRADALDRAGAAGEYESVAGWTELRTRLRETTQEDDLVVCLSARRTDPSWHAALQTLPMDVSTLTDGNFVVVYPASAERVDDRQFLRFE; encoded by the coding sequence ATGACGGGACGTATTCACGTAGTGGCCCTACTGGCCGATCCATCGGCACCGTCGTCGCTGCGGCCGCTGCTGGCGACCGCCCAGCCGCTCTCGCCGCCGTTCCACGACCCGGTCGTGATCTTCGGGCTGGCGATGTTCGTCTTCCTCGCGGCGCCGCTCGTCCTCCAGCGGTACCGGCTCCCCGGCATCCTCGGGATCATCCTGGTCGGCGCCGCCATCGGGCCGAACGGGCTCCACCTGCTCGAACGCGACCAGACCTTCGTGTTGCTTGGCGAGGTGGGTCTGATCTACCTGATGTTCGTCGCCGGCCTGGAGATCGACTACGCCCAGTTCGTCGCCTACAGGGACAGGAGCGTCGTCTTCGGGCTGTTGACCTTCCTGATCCCCCAGGCCGCGGGGACGGCGGTCGGGATGTGGCTGCTCGACCTCTCGCTGCCCGCCGCGTCGCTCTACGCGGCCATCTTCGCCTCCCACACCCTGCTCGCGTACCCCATCGTGAACCGGCTCGGTGTCGTGAAGAACGAGGCGATCACCGCGGCCATCGGCGGGACGATCCTGACCGACACGCTCGCGCTGCTCGTCCTGGCGGTCGTCGTCGCGGCACACGAGGGCGTCCTCGACGCGGCGTTCTGGATCGCACTCGGTGTCGGACTGACCCTGTTCTTCGGGGGCGTGTGGGTCGTCGTCCCGCGGGTCAGCCGGTGGTTCTTCCGGACGCTCCACGAGGAGAGCTACTACGAGTTCCTCTTCGTGATGGTGGTCCTGTTCGTCGCCGCGTTCCTCGCCGAACTCGTCGGCGTCGAGCACGTCGTCGGGGCGTTCCTCGCCGGCCTCGTCCTCAACCGGCTGATCCCCTCGTCCGGGCCGCTGATGAACCGCATCGAGTTCGTCGGCAACGCGCTCTTCATCCCCTTCTTCCTGCTGTCCGTGGGGATGCTCGTCGACGTCGGCGTGCTCCTCGCGGGCCCGGAGACGCTCGTCGTCGCCACGTCGCTCGTCGTCCTCGTGGTGACGACGAAACTCGCGGCGGCGTGGCTCACCGGCCGGATCTACGGCTACGGCCGGGACGAGTGGCTCGGGATGTTCGGGCTCTCGCTGGGGCAGGCCGCCGCGGCACTCGCCATCGTCCTGATCGGCTTCGACGCCGGCGTTCCCGGCTTCGACCAGCACATGGTCAACGGCGTCGTGGTGATGATCCTGGTCGTGAGCCTGGTCAGCCCCGCGGTCGTCGAACGCGCCGGGACGGCCATCGCCCGGACTGAACGCCGGCAGCCCTACGGCCCGAGCGACGCACCCCGGCGGGTCCTCGTGCCGGTGTCGAACCAGTCGGAGCACTGGGAGTCGCTGCTCGACCTCGCCATGGCGGTTCGCGAGGAGCCCGCGGCGGACCCCCTGCACACGCTCTCGGTCGTCCAGCCGGGCGACGAGGCGGCGACCGAAGCGGCCGTCGCCGGGGCCGAGGCGCTGCAGGAGTCGATGGCCGAGTACGCCGCCGGTGCCGACGTGCCGCTCGTCGGCCACACGCGCGTCGACCACAACGTCGCCTCCGGCATCGTCACGGCCGCCGTCGAAAACCGCATCTCGACCGTCGTGATCGGCTGGGACGGCGCCGCCTCGCGAGAACAGCGCGTGTTCGGTCACGTCATCGACCAGGTGTTACGCCGCGCTCCGCAGTTGACGCTCGTGAGCCGGATCCGCGAGCCGCTCGGGACGACGCGCCGGATCCGCCTCGTGCTCCCGCCGGGGATCGACCACAACGCCGGGTTCCCCGAGGCGCTCCACGCCTGCACGCACCTCGCAGCACAGGTCGGCGCACCGGTCCACTCGCTCCTCGTCGACGGCGACTCCGACGGGGACGGACGGGCGGACGCGCTCGACCGGGCCGGGGCGGCGGGCGAGTACGAGTCGGTCGCGGGCTGGACCGAACTCCGGACGCGACTCCGCGAGACTACCCAGGAGGACGACCTCGTCGTCTGCCTGAGTGCTCGCCGGACCGATCCGAGCTGGCACGCCGCGTTACAGACGCTCCCGATGGACGTCTCGACGCTCACCGACGGTAACTTCGTCGTGGTCTACCCCGCCAGCGCGGAACGGGTCGACGACCGGCAGTTCCTCCGGTTCGAGTGA
- a CDS encoding 5-formyltetrahydrofolate cyclo-ligase, translated as MNKQDIRERVWDELEESGQARFPFPPHGRIPNFAGAKAAANRLAELDAWRSADSIKANPDAPQLPVRRRALHEGKTVYMAVPRLRDEECFVELDPERIDDLDAAPTVSSMDEYGRQVGPEAVESVDVVVSGSVAVREDGARIGKGEGYSDLEYAVLRELDLVDDETPVVTTVHEMQLSDADWAVDDHDVPLDYLVTPERTIETETPFDRPTGVDWDELDEERIEEMPVLASRRERSERRETVNGERSEP; from the coding sequence ATGAACAAACAGGACATCCGAGAGCGGGTCTGGGACGAACTGGAGGAGAGCGGCCAGGCACGGTTTCCGTTCCCGCCCCACGGCCGCATCCCCAATTTCGCCGGCGCGAAAGCGGCCGCGAACCGACTCGCGGAACTCGATGCCTGGCGATCCGCCGACTCTATCAAGGCCAACCCCGACGCGCCGCAGCTACCGGTCCGTCGCCGGGCACTCCACGAGGGGAAGACGGTCTACATGGCGGTCCCACGACTCAGGGACGAGGAGTGCTTCGTCGAGTTAGACCCCGAGCGCATCGACGACCTGGACGCCGCGCCGACGGTGTCGTCGATGGACGAGTACGGGCGGCAGGTCGGGCCCGAAGCCGTCGAGTCCGTCGACGTCGTCGTCTCGGGGAGCGTGGCGGTCCGTGAGGACGGCGCCCGCATCGGCAAGGGCGAGGGGTACAGCGACCTGGAGTACGCCGTTCTGCGGGAACTGGACCTCGTCGACGACGAGACGCCCGTTGTGACGACGGTTCACGAGATGCAACTGAGCGACGCTGACTGGGCCGTCGACGACCACGACGTGCCGTTGGACTACCTGGTCACGCCCGAGCGGACGATCGAGACCGAGACGCCGTTCGACCGGCCGACCGGCGTCGACTGGGACGAACTCGACGAGGAACGGATCGAGGAGATGCCGGTGCTCGCGAGTCGCCGCGAGCGCAGCGAGCGGCGAGAAACCGTGAACGGAGAGCGAAGCGAGCCGTGA
- a CDS encoding DEAD/DEAH box helicase, which translates to MDETIAWLRDRPYYEGQIRDERTVPGRGADFADVDLDSRLASTLESAGIDRLYDHQAEAVDAVRGGDNVVLATETASGKSLAYTVPAFERGMDRRATTLYIAPQVALINDQTDTLSELAQGLGFASGVQVDQYTGRQSKSEKEAIRERQPTVLLTTPDMLHYGILPHAHRLWKWFFERLETVVIDEVHEYRGVFGSHVSLVMRRLSRMVERFADDGPDEADGNPEWVCCSATIGNPVEHAATVTGQSADSFALVDHDSSASGPRHWLLWNPPEYGGGGLASGGADGDGSASGGGWGDGGRRRSSHVEAKHLFADLVERGLQTVVFTRSRQTAERYASQCADELQDRGEHDLSRSVGAYQAALTDERRRDLEAELQSGELRGVWSTNALELGVDVGGLDAVILDGYPGTRMQTFQQAGRAGRGTDPALVVLLGGEDQLDQYVMRNPDVLFDHPPEQAVTNPENDQLLPDHVLCASRENWLSPDDDRHFGGTFPDVVSDLEATGDLDRRTTDAGVRWLSAVDGSPHHEMSLRTIDSQEIRLLHKGDIVAKLPFGDALRDAHPGAIYHHQGRTYEVTDLDLDRGVAELDRTWADYYTKVLHDKEITVEADLGEQSLDARPDVPVRFAEVTMRKQITGYERRDGQSGEKIGERSLDLPETSLETRALYFTVPGDVERAMLGAGAGGEAVADGGGEERSSQPDGPAPVAELPDEPGDFPGGIHAAEHAMISMFPFEYLCDRRDIGGLSTPLHPHTEEPTIFIYDGYPGGVGLAKSGYRGVDELMATTLDMLRSCDCEGGCPACVQSPHCGNANDPLDKGLAIYLLDALTE; encoded by the coding sequence GTGGACGAGACGATCGCGTGGCTCCGGGACAGACCGTACTACGAGGGCCAGATCCGGGACGAGCGGACGGTCCCCGGCCGCGGCGCCGACTTCGCCGACGTCGACCTCGACTCGCGACTAGCGAGCACCCTGGAGTCGGCGGGCATCGACCGCCTCTACGACCACCAGGCCGAGGCAGTCGACGCCGTCAGGGGCGGGGACAACGTCGTCCTGGCGACGGAGACGGCGAGCGGGAAGAGCCTGGCCTACACCGTCCCGGCGTTCGAGCGCGGGATGGACAGACGGGCCACCACGCTCTACATCGCGCCGCAGGTCGCGCTCATCAACGACCAGACGGACACCCTATCCGAGTTAGCACAGGGCCTGGGCTTCGCCTCTGGCGTGCAGGTCGACCAGTACACCGGCCGGCAGTCGAAATCGGAGAAGGAGGCCATCAGGGAGCGCCAGCCCACGGTGTTGCTGACGACGCCGGACATGCTCCACTACGGGATTCTCCCCCACGCCCACCGGCTGTGGAAGTGGTTCTTCGAGCGCCTGGAGACGGTGGTCATCGACGAGGTGCACGAGTATCGCGGCGTGTTCGGCAGCCACGTCTCGCTCGTGATGCGGCGGCTGAGCAGGATGGTCGAGCGGTTCGCCGACGACGGGCCCGACGAGGCCGACGGGAACCCGGAGTGGGTCTGCTGTTCGGCGACCATCGGGAACCCCGTCGAGCACGCCGCCACGGTGACTGGCCAGTCGGCGGACTCCTTCGCGCTGGTCGACCACGATTCGAGCGCCAGCGGGCCGCGACACTGGCTGCTGTGGAACCCGCCGGAGTACGGCGGAGGCGGACTGGCATCCGGGGGCGCGGACGGGGACGGGAGCGCAAGCGGAGGAGGGTGGGGTGACGGCGGCCGCCGCCGGTCGAGCCACGTCGAGGCCAAGCACCTCTTCGCCGATCTCGTGGAGCGCGGGCTCCAGACGGTCGTCTTCACACGCTCGCGCCAGACCGCCGAGCGGTACGCCAGCCAGTGCGCCGACGAGTTACAGGACCGGGGGGAACACGACCTCTCCCGGTCGGTGGGGGCCTACCAGGCCGCGCTCACGGACGAGCGCCGGCGGGACCTGGAGGCCGAACTCCAGTCTGGCGAGCTACGCGGCGTCTGGAGCACGAACGCGCTGGAGCTGGGCGTCGACGTGGGCGGGCTGGACGCCGTGATCCTCGACGGGTACCCGGGGACCAGAATGCAGACGTTCCAGCAGGCCGGCCGCGCGGGTCGCGGCACCGACCCGGCGCTGGTCGTCCTGCTCGGCGGCGAGGACCAGCTCGACCAGTACGTGATGCGCAATCCCGACGTGCTGTTCGACCACCCGCCGGAGCAGGCCGTCACGAATCCCGAGAACGACCAGCTGCTGCCCGACCACGTGCTATGTGCCTCGCGGGAGAACTGGCTCAGTCCCGACGACGACCGTCACTTCGGGGGGACGTTCCCCGACGTCGTGAGCGACCTCGAAGCGACGGGGGACCTCGACCGCAGGACCACCGACGCTGGCGTCCGCTGGCTCTCCGCGGTCGACGGCAGCCCCCACCACGAGATGAGCCTGCGGACCATCGACTCACAGGAGATCCGCCTGCTGCACAAGGGGGATATCGTCGCCAAACTGCCCTTCGGCGACGCCCTGCGCGACGCCCACCCGGGCGCCATCTACCACCACCAGGGTCGGACATACGAGGTGACCGACCTCGACCTGGACCGCGGCGTGGCCGAACTCGACCGGACGTGGGCCGACTACTACACCAAGGTGCTCCACGACAAGGAGATCACCGTCGAGGCGGACCTGGGCGAGCAGTCACTCGACGCCCGCCCGGACGTCCCCGTCCGCTTCGCCGAGGTGACCATGCGCAAGCAGATAACGGGCTACGAGCGCCGGGACGGCCAGAGCGGCGAGAAGATCGGCGAACGCTCACTGGACCTCCCCGAGACCAGCCTGGAGACCAGGGCCCTCTATTTCACCGTCCCCGGCGACGTCGAGCGGGCGATGCTGGGCGCGGGTGCCGGTGGCGAGGCGGTCGCGGACGGCGGGGGTGAAGAGAGGTCTTCCCAACCGGACGGCCCCGCCCCGGTCGCCGAACTCCCCGACGAACCCGGCGACTTCCCGGGCGGCATCCACGCCGCCGAGCACGCGATGATCTCGATGTTCCCCTTCGAGTACCTCTGTGACCGCCGGGATATCGGTGGGCTTTCGACGCCGCTGCACCCCCACACAGAGGAGCCGACCATCTTCATCTACGACGGCTATCCCGGCGGCGTCGGACTCGCGAAGAGCGGCTACCGCGGCGTCGACGAGTTGATGGCGACGACGCTCGACATGCTCCGTTCCTGTGATTGCGAGGGTGGCTGTCCCGCCTGCGTCCAGTCGCCCCACTGCGGCAACGCGAACGACCCGCTCGACAAGGGACTGGCCATCTACCTGCTCGACGCGCTCACCGAGTGA
- a CDS encoding helix-turn-helix domain-containing protein, with protein sequence MAVIAEFSVDHVDFALSEIFETCPDATVELDRVVPTDEALLPYFWVWDADADAVAELVGREGTVSRLELVDEVEGGGLFRAWWTREMGGILQAMATSDLTLRKAVGSADDWLFELRAEHPSALSAFQRYLTEIDVEASLVRLHELDEDATTGRYNLTPEQHEALQTAYDRGYYQQPAEVDLESLAAELGISRSAFSARLKRGYRNLIEATIAHEQDPDAER encoded by the coding sequence ATGGCCGTCATCGCAGAGTTCTCGGTCGACCACGTTGACTTCGCGCTGTCCGAGATTTTCGAAACCTGTCCGGACGCGACAGTCGAGCTCGACCGCGTCGTCCCGACGGACGAGGCGTTGCTCCCGTACTTCTGGGTCTGGGACGCCGACGCCGACGCCGTCGCGGAACTCGTGGGGCGGGAAGGCACCGTCTCGCGGCTCGAACTCGTCGACGAGGTCGAAGGCGGCGGCCTGTTCCGCGCGTGGTGGACCCGCGAGATGGGCGGCATTCTACAGGCGATGGCGACCTCCGACCTGACGCTCCGGAAGGCGGTCGGGTCGGCCGACGACTGGCTGTTCGAACTCCGCGCCGAGCACCCCTCGGCCCTCTCCGCGTTCCAGCGCTACCTCACCGAAATCGACGTCGAGGCGTCCCTCGTCCGGTTACACGAACTCGACGAGGACGCCACCACCGGCCGGTACAACCTCACGCCGGAGCAACACGAGGCCCTGCAGACTGCCTACGACCGGGGGTACTACCAGCAACCCGCCGAGGTCGACCTCGAATCGCTGGCCGCCGAACTGGGCATCTCTCGCTCGGCGTTCAGCGCCCGCCTCAAGCGCGGCTACCGGAACCTGATCGAGGCGACGATCGCTCACGAGCAAGACCCAGACGCCGAACGGTAA
- a CDS encoding HalOD1 output domain-containing protein yields MVDLAKHDSSQSGVDARIGARESVVQSVLEAVHPSTGEDLIGSDSTQAGTSTVTTPPLYDFVNPDALEALYSHAQDHRGTAEWTTTFRYADADVSVTSAGTVTVEPRDGGESDQRGHACPGCEDATVGVSDDRFVVGATLQCPECGHEWAVSF; encoded by the coding sequence ATGGTTGATCTGGCCAAGCACGATTCCTCTCAATCCGGCGTCGACGCTCGCATCGGGGCCCGCGAGTCGGTGGTCCAGTCGGTCCTCGAAGCTGTCCACCCCTCTACGGGCGAGGATCTGATCGGCAGCGACTCGACCCAGGCGGGCACCAGCACCGTGACGACGCCCCCGCTCTACGACTTCGTCAACCCGGACGCGCTGGAGGCGCTGTATTCTCACGCCCAGGACCACCGGGGAACCGCGGAGTGGACGACCACGTTCCGCTACGCCGACGCCGACGTCTCCGTCACCAGCGCCGGCACCGTGACGGTCGAACCTCGCGACGGCGGGGAGTCGGACCAGCGTGGCCACGCCTGCCCCGGCTGCGAGGACGCCACCGTCGGCGTGAGCGACGACCGGTTCGTCGTCGGCGCCACCCTGCAGTGCCCCGAGTGCGGCCACGAGTGGGCCGTTTCGTTCTAG
- a CDS encoding putative quinol monooxygenase: protein MIVVHAALRIDPDRREQALDAVEKLVERTREEAGVIDYVGTTEVANPNVVRFVEQYEDEAALEAHNESAHYREFEAQLPQLLDSDRDLLDAIDVTQFAVDEAVDPNADVEADVDRQ, encoded by the coding sequence ATGATCGTCGTCCACGCGGCTCTCCGAATCGACCCGGACCGGCGCGAACAAGCCCTCGACGCCGTCGAAAAACTCGTCGAACGGACGCGGGAGGAAGCGGGAGTGATCGATTACGTGGGCACGACAGAGGTGGCCAACCCCAACGTGGTCCGATTCGTCGAACAGTACGAGGACGAAGCGGCGCTGGAGGCACACAACGAGTCGGCGCACTACCGGGAGTTCGAAGCGCAGCTACCGCAGCTACTCGACAGCGACCGTGACCTTCTCGACGCCATCGACGTCACACAGTTCGCCGTCGACGAGGCCGTCGATCCGAACGCGGACGTCGAAGCCGACGTGGACCGGCAGTAG
- a CDS encoding LLM class oxidoreductase, whose protein sequence is MTRGHANAGWRRIFDTDGLTFGTGFPLTGSNESRPPIDEEIELAAHAESVGFDALWARDVPLYWPRFGDAGQTFDTWPWLSHAAAHTDEIALGTASVVLPLRHPLHVAKSAATVDRLSDGRLVMGVATGDRDPEFPAFDVDPGERGKLFRESVDVMRTVWREEFPEIESSWGTLDGEMDVVPKPTTDTIPLLPTGHARQEVEWIGEHGDGWFFYHLPMETLESYLADWREAAGDKPYAMAVQTELADDPTAGPEPIHLGYRAGTEWFAEYFRDLEDVGVDHVLVSPGGDDPAANLTRFAEEVVDEVS, encoded by the coding sequence GTGACACGGGGCCACGCCAACGCCGGCTGGAGACGGATCTTCGACACCGATGGGCTCACCTTCGGGACCGGCTTCCCACTCACCGGAAGCAACGAGTCCCGGCCACCGATCGACGAGGAGATTGAACTGGCGGCCCACGCCGAGTCGGTCGGCTTCGACGCGCTGTGGGCCCGCGACGTCCCGCTCTACTGGCCGCGATTCGGCGACGCGGGCCAGACCTTCGACACCTGGCCGTGGCTGAGCCACGCCGCGGCACACACCGACGAGATCGCGCTGGGCACCGCCAGCGTCGTCCTCCCGCTGCGCCATCCCCTCCACGTCGCCAAGTCCGCCGCCACGGTCGACCGGCTCTCCGACGGCCGGCTGGTGATGGGCGTCGCGACGGGGGACCGCGACCCGGAGTTCCCGGCCTTCGACGTGGACCCCGGAGAGCGCGGCAAGCTGTTCCGCGAGAGCGTCGACGTCATGCGAACGGTGTGGCGCGAGGAGTTCCCCGAAATCGAGTCCTCGTGGGGCACGCTCGACGGCGAGATGGACGTGGTGCCGAAGCCCACCACCGACACCATTCCGCTCCTGCCGACGGGCCACGCCCGCCAGGAGGTCGAGTGGATCGGCGAGCACGGCGACGGCTGGTTCTTCTATCATCTGCCGATGGAGACCCTCGAGAGCTACCTCGCCGACTGGCGGGAGGCGGCCGGTGACAAGCCCTACGCGATGGCAGTGCAGACAGAACTGGCAGACGACCCGACGGCCGGCCCCGAACCGATCCACCTGGGCTACCGCGCCGGCACCGAGTGGTTCGCCGAGTACTTCCGCGACCTGGAGGACGTGGGCGTCGACCACGTGCTCGTCTCGCCGGGCGGCGACGACCCCGCGGCGAACCTCACGCGATTCGCCGAGGAGGTCGTCGACGAGGTGTCGTGA